CGAGGCTAATCAGTGCGTGGCAACAAAGGATCAAGATTCTCTTATACCGCCAATACTCCCGGTTTTGATGCCTTTGTTACGTGGATAGCGGAATCGAGGTCCCTAATCCCTGTGTAACTGCGACCGTTCCGACGATCAGCGGAGCTTCAGGTCGTTATTCCGGTCTGCGCCAACCCCCCCCCGCGCCAGCACCCCGGCCCGCCAAGGCCTCCGGCGCCCGCCGACGCGCGGCCCGTCAAATATGCTTGCCCAGCCAGCGCAGGGCGTTCGGTAACTGCTTTTGCCAAACGCCCCAGATATGGTTCCCCGGTCCCACGTGGAAGTCAACTTCAGCACCTTTGTCAATCAAAATGTCCCGCATATTTTCGTTGTACTCGAAGAAGTTATAGACTCCTGATGGCGTGTTCGCCTGTGTCTCCTCATCTCCGATAAACAGGTAAGCGGCGAGACGACTGAGATCCGGTTCCTCTTGAATTCTTTCTTGAACAGGGGGGAAATACGCACCCGAAAACAGAATCAGTGTATGAAAGAACTGCGGATACGTCAGCATGAAGCTGAGTGAGGCGACGGCACCTAGTGAAATTCCAGCCATAAGGCGCTTGTCTCCGTTCACTGCGTACAGCTCGTCCAACATCGGCAGACACTCGTCGACAACGAACTTCTGATAGGACTCGTGCCGTGCTCCATCCATAGAGTAATCCGCACGGCGATGTTCCATGTTGACCGCGATCCCGGCGATCAAAAACGGCGGTATTTCGCCGGCAGTCATCAAATCATTGGCTATCGTGGCGACGCGTCCGTGAGTGAAGAATTCGAGACCGTCATGACAGTAAACGATGGGTAGGGGGACGGACGGATCGTAATTGTGGGGAACAAAAACCTTAACGGTTCTCTCCTCGTTTAAATGAACACTCTGGATGGTATGGGATTCGATCTTTCGTTGTGACGTCGAACTCACGACTCATCCTCCTTTGTCAGGTCTTTTTTCACAAGCGGACAAGTATCGTTGCAGCCCTGAAGGAAGCGCAGCAGAACGCCCGATGTGAAAGCGCTGTAGCAAACTGTTATAGTCTCTCTATTCTCTTATTCTATAACAGTAAATGTGGTGATCCATAAAAGTGATTCGCACACTTGCTTATTGTGTATTATAATATTTGTTGGACTGTATCACTACCCGCGTGTTCTTCTATTTTGCCGGCTTTCGGCGAATACATAAACACGCCTGTCAAACGGAAAAAGTTTTCGGAATGAGGTGACGAAATGAGCAAAACGGTCGCAGAACACTCAGTTTCGTACGTTCAAGTCCTGGACGAAAACGGTAAAGTGACAAACAAAGATCTCGTGCCGGATTTGAAAGACGAACAATTACGTGAACTGATGTCCCGCATGGTTTTTACACGCATTTTAGATCAACGTGCTATCAAACTCACTCGTCAAGGACGTTTAGGGTTTTACGCGCCGGTCGCTGGGCAAGAGGCTTCTATGATCGGGAGCGAGTTTGCGACAACAAAAGAAGACTTCATCGTCCCGGGTTACCGTGACCTTCCACAATGTGTGTATCACGGATATCCGCTAGAGAAGCTGTTCCTCTACTCGCGAGGTCATCAAGAAGGTGGCCGAGTGCCAGAGGATGTCAACGTGATGATGCCGCAAATTATCATCGGTGCTCAAATTGTTCAGACACCAGGTATCGCCCTCGCCTTCAAACTACGCGGTGAAAAGCGGGTTGCCGTTACCTACACTGGCGACGGCGGAACATCCCAGGGCGACTTCTATGAAGGCATGAACTTCGCTGGTGCAATGCAACTGCCGGCGGTCTTCTTTGTTCAAAACAACCAATACGCAATTTCCGTACCGCGCGAAAAACAGACAGCTGCCGAAACACTGGCCCAAAAGGCTATCGCGGCTGGTATTCGCGGCGTCCAAGTCGATGGTATGGATATTCTCGGCGTGTACACGGTCATGCACGAAGCGGTTGAACGTGCGCGTAACGGTGAGGGTCCGACGATGATCGAGGCCGTCACATTCCGCTACGGTCCGCACACCATGTCCGGTGACGATCCGACACGGTACCGCACCAAAGAGACTGAAAGCACATGGGAAAAGCGCGATCCCCTTATCCGCTTCCGCACCTATCTGGAAGAAAAGGGTCTCTGGTCTCAAGAAGAAGAAGAGAAAGTGATTGAACAAGCGAAAGACACCATTACTGAGGCGCTGAAAAAGGCCGACTCCGCAGCCAAGATGAAGCTGACAGACCTCATTGATGTGATGTTCGAGGAACCTACCATCGAACTGAAGCGCCAACGTGCCGAGATCACTGGCGAGGGGGCGAACTGACATGGCACAATTGACAATGATCCAAGCCATCACGCAAGCACTCGACCTAGAGCTTGCCCGTGATGAAAAAGTTCTCTGTTTCGGCGAAGACGTAGGCCACAATGGCGGCGTTTTCCGCGCCACGGAAGGTTTG
This is a stretch of genomic DNA from Alicyclobacillus dauci. It encodes these proteins:
- a CDS encoding alpha/beta hydrolase; amino-acid sequence: MSSTSQRKIESHTIQSVHLNEERTVKVFVPHNYDPSVPLPIVYCHDGLEFFTHGRVATIANDLMTAGEIPPFLIAGIAVNMEHRRADYSMDGARHESYQKFVVDECLPMLDELYAVNGDKRLMAGISLGAVASLSFMLTYPQFFHTLILFSGAYFPPVQERIQEEPDLSRLAAYLFIGDEETQANTPSGVYNFFEYNENMRDILIDKGAEVDFHVGPGNHIWGVWQKQLPNALRWLGKHI
- the pdhA gene encoding pyruvate dehydrogenase (acetyl-transferring) E1 component subunit alpha, whose product is MSKTVAEHSVSYVQVLDENGKVTNKDLVPDLKDEQLRELMSRMVFTRILDQRAIKLTRQGRLGFYAPVAGQEASMIGSEFATTKEDFIVPGYRDLPQCVYHGYPLEKLFLYSRGHQEGGRVPEDVNVMMPQIIIGAQIVQTPGIALAFKLRGEKRVAVTYTGDGGTSQGDFYEGMNFAGAMQLPAVFFVQNNQYAISVPREKQTAAETLAQKAIAAGIRGVQVDGMDILGVYTVMHEAVERARNGEGPTMIEAVTFRYGPHTMSGDDPTRYRTKETESTWEKRDPLIRFRTYLEEKGLWSQEEEEKVIEQAKDTITEALKKADSAAKMKLTDLIDVMFEEPTIELKRQRAEITGEGAN